From a single Aestuariibius sp. HNIBRBA575 genomic region:
- a CDS encoding zinc-dependent alcohol dehydrogenase family protein: MKSMSLNAYGADAEFVATEVEMPVAGPGQVIVQIAATSVNTVDTMIKTMGQDLPLSPELPAILGMDFAGTITEMAQDVAGFAIGDAVFGCAGGLADLQGALAQFMVVDAQLIAHKPKSLSMKQAAALPLVGITAFEGLQRAGVAPGQKVLVQGGTGGVGHVVVQLAKHLGADVYATVRGEKAFDVIKSYGATPIDYTAEKIEDFVAKHTDGAGFDVVYDTVGGANMVNSFEASSLNANVVTTVSMLELDLTLAHFKGLSLHVVFMLIPMLHNHKRHVHGEILSQLADIADAGALVPLLDAQDFDLGNVGVAYDRLSSGQAMGKVIITV, translated from the coding sequence ATGAAATCTATGAGCTTGAACGCCTATGGCGCGGATGCAGAATTTGTCGCCACAGAGGTTGAAATGCCAGTTGCCGGGCCGGGTCAGGTGATCGTGCAAATCGCGGCTACCAGCGTGAACACCGTTGATACGATGATCAAAACTATGGGTCAGGATTTGCCTTTGTCGCCAGAATTGCCCGCGATTTTGGGGATGGATTTTGCCGGAACCATCACGGAAATGGCGCAGGACGTTGCCGGGTTCGCCATTGGCGACGCGGTTTTTGGCTGTGCCGGGGGGCTGGCGGATCTGCAGGGGGCGTTGGCTCAGTTTATGGTGGTCGATGCACAGCTTATCGCGCATAAACCCAAATCCCTGTCGATGAAGCAAGCCGCGGCGTTGCCGTTGGTTGGCATTACCGCCTTTGAGGGATTGCAACGCGCCGGTGTCGCGCCCGGCCAAAAAGTGTTGGTCCAAGGCGGAACCGGCGGCGTCGGTCATGTTGTCGTCCAGCTCGCTAAACATCTGGGCGCGGATGTATATGCAACCGTGCGTGGCGAGAAAGCCTTTGATGTGATCAAATCTTATGGGGCGACGCCCATCGATTATACCGCTGAAAAGATAGAAGACTTTGTCGCCAAACACACAGACGGCGCGGGATTTGATGTGGTGTATGACACTGTGGGCGGGGCCAATATGGTCAATTCGTTTGAAGCCTCCAGTCTAAATGCCAATGTGGTCACGACGGTTTCGATGCTGGAATTGGACCTGACCTTGGCGCATTTCAAAGGCCTGTCATTGCATGTGGTCTTTATGCTGATCCCGATGTTGCATAACCACAAACGGCACGTGCATGGGGAAATTCTGTCGCAACTGGCGGATATCGCCGATGCGGGTGCGCTTGTGCCTTTGTTGGATGCGCAGGACTTTGACCTAGGCAACGTTGGGGTCGCATATGATAGGCTGAGCAGCGGGCAAGCCATGGGGAAAGTGATCATAACCGTTTAG